Genomic window (Synergistaceae bacterium):
TCCCTGAAAATAACGAATAAGTATCTTCGCGACCGCCAAGAAAATGGCCAGAAAGAATACTTTGTATCTCAGGTCCTCTCGGGAGACGACTTTGTGCAGAGCGTAAAAACCGGTCATGATGGCCACAAAACCTAAAATCAACAAAGACAACAAGCTGTAGATGGACAATTCCTCCAACAGAAACACCAACGACACCGTTTCCGCCAAACAGACATTGAAGGCGAGACGACGGGGTATGCAAAGGTAAGCGGCCGTTACCGAAGCCAAGAGTCCCGCTCCTATGACGTCCCAATGGGTGGCCATTGTCTCTCCTGCCCAGCCGACGATAAAGATGAAGACGATACAACTCCAGGTAGGACGATCCCTGGCTTCCCCTACGCCCGCGGAAATTTCGAGCCAAAAGGGTAAAGCCAACATCGAGAAGAACAGGATGATCAAGCGCTTCAAAGGGAAATTTTCCTCCATGTAGCCTTGGAGTCTCAATATGATGGCAACCTGGGGCGTAATCGTCTGACCTTGTTCGACAATGACGTCACCTACCTCCAGTTTGCGCTCCACCGGAGGAATCGAATTTTTCTCCACGTCACGCACCAGGGCCGTCAATTGAGGATCGACTTTATAACTGAGGTTGACGACCTCCTCCAACAGTTGATAGAGGAGGTTTTCCTCCGTCCTGGGTAAAGATAGTTTCTCGATCTCCGCCCACAACATCGCTCTGTCTTTAGTCTCTATTTTCATGTCTCCAGAGGTCAGAGCCTCGAAATAAGCCTCGCCGACGCTGTCCGCATAGGAGAACAACGCGTGCCGGCGGTCTTCTTTAAGACTGAAGAAAGCCCTCGCCAATTCGTCAGGGAACCCATTCACAGGAGAACTCCAGTCCCGAACATTTCGTAACTCGGCCAAACGTGTTTTCATACGCTCCGCCGCTCCGGCGTCTCGCACCAGAACTCCCACCACGGTTTCCCCGACCTTGCCCTTCAACGTGTTCGTGGTGACCGTATCCGTGTAACGTATGGGAGAAACCGCGCGATATGTTCGCGGCGATGGCTTATCCACTGTAAATCCATAACCGCTGGGCACGTAAAAATGCTGCGTCACCAGAATGGCTAGGGCCATACAAAAAAGCAACAAGGCGGAAACGGCGTAAGAGGTGTAAAATTCCCCTACGATCCGCATTCGCCTCGGCTTCTGTCCCAATCTGTCAGTTTTATGGTTTATTCTGCTCATAACGCTCATAGGCCTGCACCACTTTTTGAACGATTTCGTGCCGTACCACATCCGCGTGGGTCAGATCGAAAAAGTCAATACCCTTGATTCCCCGCAACACGGCCCGAACGTGGTTCAAACCCGATTCCTTACCGCTGGGCAGGTCAATCTGAGTCACATCCCCCGTAATTACGGCCTTCGATCCAAAGCCCAACCGGGTCAAAAACATCTTCATCTGCTCCGGCGTCGTGTTCTGTGCCTCGTCCAAAATAATAAAACTCTCGTTCAAAGTCCTACCTCTCATATAGGCCAAAGGGGCGATCTCGATGACTCCCTTGTCCACGTACCGCGCGAAACGTTCGGGGGAGAGTAGGTCGTAAAAAGCGTCGTAGAGGGGACGGACGTAAGGTTCAACCTTCTCCCGCAGGTCACCAGGAAGAAACCCCAGACTCTCTCCGGCCTCTACCGCTGGGCGCACGAGAACCACACGGGTCACCTCTCCTGATTTAAGCATCGACACCGCCTCGCAGACCGCCAAGTACGTCTTCCCCGTTCCCGCGGGGCCTATGGCGAAGAGAATATCGTTGTTTTTCATCGCCTTCACGTAAGCGCGTTGTCCCACGGTCTTTGCCCTGATCGGCTTGCCCTTGGCCGTGGCGCAGATAATATCCGAATACAGGGCCTCCAATTTGGGCTCATGCCCCTCCGCCAACGCGTCCATTGCGTACCTCACATCCGCGACATGTACTTCATAACCTTTGTCGGCCACCACGGAAAACTGGCGTATCAAGTCGCACACAATCCGTACTGGCTCTTTATCGGCTCCGCCCACCTGAATATTGCAACCACGAACGACTAAGTTGACGGGATAGCGCTCCTGTATGGCCTCCAAGTTTTCATCGTTGACGCCGGAGAGGCGCAGCATCGCGCTCTCTCCAGATATCTCGACGCTTTCGGACCAAGGGCTCGGCATATTCCGAACCGTCGTCACGCCTTCAGCCGTATTTTCATCCGATCCCATGTCACACGGGATAGGCGCTTTCAGCCACCAATTCGTTCAGCCCTATGTCCCTCTTGGTTGCCCGCGCGTATTTTTGGGGCAGGAAGTCTTTCGCCACTTGGGGGAACATAATCCAAGTCAAAGCGTCCTCCGGCTGCAACGCCCAGACGGCAGACGCTTTACGGGCCTCCTCCATCTCTGGCGCGATTTTTTCCCCTGGTCTACATGTAATGGGCGTTTCGTCTCCTATGGCCAATTTTTGAACCTCTGGATCTAGAGGCGCCGGGGCTGTGCCATAGTAGCCCAGGAAGTACTGCTTGACCTCTTTGGGAATGACCTTCCATCTCTGGCCCGTCAGAACGTTCAATGTGGCTTGGGTTCCCACGATCTGGCTGGTAGGGGTCACCAGGGGAGGATAACCCATAGCCTTACGCACGATGGGGATTTCCTGCATCACGTCCTCCAGCTTGTCGAGGGCGTTTTGCCCTTTGAGCTGGTTCACCAGGTTTGAGTACATGCCTCCTGGAATTTGGTAACGGAGAATATTGATGTCGACGCCACCGATGTCCGCAATCAGATTGCTGTACTTCTCCCGGAGTTTTTTGAAGTACTCCGCCACGGGAACGAGGTTTTCGAGCTTGATCCCCGTATCCAAAGGACCTCCCGCCAGAGCCGCCACCAACGATTCCGTAGGGGGCTGGCTCGTTCCCATAGAAAAGGGGGAAATAGCGGTGTCCACTATGGAGGCCCCCGCTTCGAGGCCGGCGTAATAAGCCATAGACGCCATTCCGCTGGTGTAGTGAGAGTGGAGCTGAATGGGGACGGAGGTCTTGGCCTTGATGGTTTTGACCAGGCTGACGCAGTCTACAGGGTTCAGCAAGCCCGCCATGTCCTTGATGGCGATGGAATCGGCGCCCATCTGGGTCATTTGATGAGCCAGTTCCGCGAAAGCATCCAACGTGTGGACGGGGGACAGGGTATAGGCGATGCACATCTGTAGGTGCGCGCCCTCTTTTTTCACCTGATCCGCCGCGATCTCCATGTTGCGCAGGTCGTTCAGGGCGTCGAAAATGCGGATGATATCCATTCCGTTCGCGACGGTGCGCTTGACGAACTCCCGCACGGCGTCGTCTGCGTAGTGGCGGTAACCCACCAAGTTCTGGCCCCGAAGGAGCATCTGAAGTTTCGTCTTCTTGATGTGTTTGCGGATAATCCGGAGCCGTTCCCAAGGGTCTTCGTCCAGGAAGCGCATACAACTGTCGAAGGTAGCTCCTCCCCACATTTCCATGGAGTAGTAGCCCACTTCGTCCATGATTTCCAGCACAGGAACCATGTCCTCCGTGCGCATACGGGTCGCAATCAGTGACTGATGGGCATCCCGCAACGCCGTCTCCATAATCATGGTGTTGCGCTTCGGCTGAGAATCCTCATTTTCCTTGGGTGCGGGGGATGTTTCGTGATGTTTCATTTTTTCTCTCGATTCCTTTGACATATTTTATTCCCCTCTCAATTGGCATGTTCTCGAACTTCGTTTTCCTTCGCTTTTTTCCAGAGCGCGTCCAGTTCTTCCAGCGAACAATCACTCAGTTGAAGTCCCTGGTTTTCCGTGTCTCGTTCCACCTTCTGGAACCGTTTCGCGAACTTGTCGCAGGCCCTGGCCAACGCGGCGTCTGGGTTGACGTTCAAATGCCTCGCCAAGTTCACCGTCATGAAAAGCACGTCTCCTAGCTCGTCTTCCATCGCGTCTTTGTCGTTTGCTTCGGTAGCCTGTCTCAGTTCATCCACTTCCTCGTCTAGCTTCGCAAAAAGCGGTTCTCTGTCATCTTTAGGCCAGTCAAAACCCACATGAGCCGCTTTGCCTTGCATCCGATGGGCCTTCAAAAGCGGAGGTAGCCCTTTTGGAACTCCCGCCAAGATGGACAGTTCCTCTTTTTTGTCTTTGCGCTCTTCTAATTTGATCCGCTCCCAGTTGCGAAGAACCTGTTCGCTGTTCATTTTTGCGTTCACGCCTTCTTCTTTTGCATTCACGCCTTCTTCCGCGTTCATGCCTTCTTCTTTCGCGTTCACGCCTTCTTTGGAAACGCCGAAAACATGGGGATGACGCCGGATCAATTTGTCGCGCAGAACGCGCGCCACGTCCTGAATGCCGAAAACTCCCGCCTCTTGGGTGATGGAGGCGACGAAAACGATCTGGAGCAAAAGGTCGCCCGCTTCCTCCAGCACTTTATCCATGCGCTCTTCCGTAATGGCGTCCGCCAGTTCGTAGGCTTCCTCGACAATATAGGCACGCAAGTCCGAAAGTTTTTGCTCCCTATCCCAAGGACATCCTCCCGGAGCTCTCAAACGCTCTATGATCGAAACAACCTCGTCAAAAAAATGGTGCTCTTCGCCGCGTTTCAAAATAAGAATCCACACCTCCGCGTGAGTTTACGAACACGACCGTGACGCGCGATCAGAGTATACGATCATGATGGATAATCATAGCATATGAGCGTCGTGCAGAAAAAAGCCAGAGAACTCAAAAAGACAAGAAGAGATCTTCTGACGCGTGTTATAATGCAACAAAGTTGGGCATTACTTTACTGCGGCTGTAAATTGTAAATATTCTCAGAGCGGGGGCATCCACTCTGAAACTTTTATTTTAAAGGAGAAGACTTAAGACCGGTTTCAGTCGGCTGTCTTTATCGATCTTAGAATCCCACAACTTTAGTCATGGAAGTGTGTCAATCTAAAAGAAGCCTGGACTTTGTTGGAGGACGTATTGGAGGACGTGTTGGAGGACATGAAAGACGGAGCCAGAGAATGGCGTTCGCAAAAGCTCGAAATCGCGTCTTTTCTCCGAGAAAAAGGAATAAGGGCAACACTGTTGCGACGAAAAGTTTTGGAAATTCTGATGGAAAAGGGAGAACCCCTTTCTCACATGGAGATTTTCGAGCAGCTTGCCCAAATGAAAAGCGTAGCGGATCGTGTTACCCTTTATCGGACTTTGGCGATTTTCGCGGATTTTCGCGTCGTCCATCAAGTTCTGGGAACGGACGGGACATTGCGGTTTTGTATGCACGATCCTCTTCATGTGGGTTGTCCAGGTAATCATCCTCATTTTTTATGCCGTGTGTGTGGACGCATGATCTGCCTCACAGACCAAGCGCTTCCTCGCGTCGAGGTTCCCGAGGGGACAGTGGTGGAAGGAAAACAGTTGTTGCTTTTCGGGCGCTGTTCTCGATGTCGGGAAAATTCTCGGGAAGACGGCCGAGAAGACTGAGCGATTCATGTCCCCCTTTTTTCTCATTCCCCTTTCCCTCACCTTAAAAGTTGCAGGCAGCGCCACTGTCGTGGCGCTTTTATTGGCCGTCCCCTTCGCGTTTGCCGTCTCCAAGCGACGCATTCCCTTCAAAAAGGGAATTGATTCCTTATGCACTTTGCCGATGGTCCTGCCTCCGACGGTAGTAGGATATTACCTTCTGCTCTTATTCGGGCGCAACGGTCCCTTGGGACGGCCGTTGGGTACTTTGGGCATTCGACTCGTGTTCACTTGGCAGGGAGCGGCCGTCGCTGCGGCAGTGGCCGCTTTTCCCTTGATCTACCGCTCCGCTCGTGCTGCCTTCGAGGGGGTCAATCCCCAGATTGAGGAAGCCGCGCGCGATTTGGGGGCCTCCGAGTTCCAGGTTTTCTGGCACGTTTCTTTGCCGCTGGCTAACCGAGGTATTGTTGCGGGGTGTATGCTGGCCTTTGCCCGGGCGATGGGCGAGTTCGGAGCGACCATGATGCTCGCCGGCAACCTGCCCGGCAAGACCCAGACCCTTTCCCTGGCTATCTACACGGCGACCCAAGCGGGCAACAGCGCGGGGGCCATCCAATTGACCCTTTTCACCTCGGTGGTTTGCGTGGCGCTTCTGTGGGGCGCGGAGCGTCTGTTGAAGGCGTGAAAGCATGAAGATATAAAAGTGTGAAAGCGCTGCTATAACCTCCGGCTTTCCGTATTCTTTCCCGTATTCTTTCGACGCGTTCAAAACATGCGTTTTTTCCAGAGCCAATAGGCGGCGATCCCGCTGAGCCCCACGGCCAGCGCCATGACCCCCATAAACCCATACCGCGTCTCGCCCCAGGGAACCCCCACGTTCATGCCCCAGAAGCTGGAGACGACCGTGGGAATCGAGATGATGATCGTCATCGAGGCCAAAAACTTCATCACAATGTTCAAGTTGTTCGAGATGATCGAGGCAAAAGCGTCCATCATGCCCCCCAGAACATCGCTGTAGACCCGCACCATATCGTAGGCTTGATCGTATTCCACGATGACGTCCTCCAACAGGTCTTCGTCCTCCTCCCGCATTTTGACCAGCTTCTGGAACTGAACGTTGTGCAGAGTCCGCACCAGCTTATCCACAGCTACTCGGTTACTTCGCAGAGCGCCTGTGAAAAAGATCATGCCTTTCTCCAGATCCATGAGCTTGAAAAGCTCCTCATTTTTCATCGATTGGCGAAGAGCGTTCTCGATGCGGTCGGACATGCGGTTTATTTCGTTGATGTATTGGAGATAGGTCGCCGCCGTTTTGTAGAGGATTTGCAGGAGAAACTGGGTGCGCTTCCATGTACAGAAGCCGCTGATACCACCCTTCGGTCCGGGTAGAACGCTGTTCTCCTCCAGGCAAACCGTAATGAAAATGTCACTCGTGACGACGATGCCCAAGGGCAATGTGTCGAAGCCGAAACCTTGGGGATGTTTCGGGATGTTGATGACCAAAAGCATACAGGCGGTGTGTCCACTGTCTTCATCTGCCTCCTCGAAGTCGATGCGGCTGGACTCCTCCACGTCCGTGGCGGCCGTCAGAAAGTCCAGAGGAACGGAGGTCAATCGGGCGATGTCCTCCAGCTCCTGCCGTGTGGGTGCGATAGTATTGATCCAACTTCCCGGCCGCAAGTTATCCAGCGTTAGTTCCTCGTGTCCTGAAATTTTACTGTGTATACGCGTTCTCAGTACCGAAATCAAAGCAACTCCCCCCTGTCGCGCTCTGGGACAAAAATCCGTGTCTCACAGAGTCATTCCACACAGCTTTCGGTATTCTACACAAATTCTCTGGGGTTCTCCAGACCTGAAATTCTCCAATCCAATTTTTTACAATCCCACGACTTTAGTCGTGGGAGTATGTCAAGGGGGCATCTTGCTCGTTCGCGCTCTACCGCGCTGAGAAACGATCACATAGTGCTCGGCCCGTCCTCGGCTCACTTTGAGCGTGGCCGTCGGTACCAACGTATTCCATTGAGGCGAATAAAGGCTCTCGACAACGCTGCCCTGGTATCGTATAAACTGGCACTGATAGAGCGAATTGTATTTTTCCTCTCGCAAAGGGTTTTGCCACATGGCCTTTACGGTATCGCTCGCGCGGTCGAAAGGGCAGGATAACCCAAAAGGACGACCCGATCGATTGGATAGAGTAAAACGATTGGTAATCCATCGGGCTAGCGCTTGCGCTTCTTTCTCCACAAAAACCTTGTCGTCCTGAAACGCGTGCCGGACCATCCAAAGGGAACTCGCGGAAAAAGTCAAGAGGAGCATAGCAAACAAAATCTCCACCAG
Coding sequences:
- a CDS encoding PhoH family protein encodes the protein MGSDENTAEGVTTVRNMPSPWSESVEISGESAMLRLSGVNDENLEAIQERYPVNLVVRGCNIQVGGADKEPVRIVCDLIRQFSVVADKGYEVHVADVRYAMDALAEGHEPKLEALYSDIICATAKGKPIRAKTVGQRAYVKAMKNNDILFAIGPAGTGKTYLAVCEAVSMLKSGEVTRVVLVRPAVEAGESLGFLPGDLREKVEPYVRPLYDAFYDLLSPERFARYVDKGVIEIAPLAYMRGRTLNESFIILDEAQNTTPEQMKMFLTRLGFGSKAVITGDVTQIDLPSGKESGLNHVRAVLRGIKGIDFFDLTHADVVRHEIVQKVVQAYERYEQNKP
- a CDS encoding pyruvate carboxylase subunit B, whose amino-acid sequence is MIMETALRDAHQSLIATRMRTEDMVPVLEIMDEVGYYSMEMWGGATFDSCMRFLDEDPWERLRIIRKHIKKTKLQMLLRGQNLVGYRHYADDAVREFVKRTVANGMDIIRIFDALNDLRNMEIAADQVKKEGAHLQMCIAYTLSPVHTLDAFAELAHQMTQMGADSIAIKDMAGLLNPVDCVSLVKTIKAKTSVPIQLHSHYTSGMASMAYYAGLEAGASIVDTAISPFSMGTSQPPTESLVAALAGGPLDTGIKLENLVPVAEYFKKLREKYSNLIADIGGVDINILRYQIPGGMYSNLVNQLKGQNALDKLEDVMQEIPIVRKAMGYPPLVTPTSQIVGTQATLNVLTGQRWKVIPKEVKQYFLGYYGTAPAPLDPEVQKLAIGDETPITCRPGEKIAPEMEEARKASAVWALQPEDALTWIMFPQVAKDFLPQKYARATKRDIGLNELVAESAYPV
- the mazG gene encoding nucleoside triphosphate pyrophosphohydrolase, with the translated sequence MKRGEEHHFFDEVVSIIERLRAPGGCPWDREQKLSDLRAYIVEEAYELADAITEERMDKVLEEAGDLLLQIVFVASITQEAGVFGIQDVARVLRDKLIRRHPHVFGVSKEGVNAKEEGMNAEEGVNAKEEGVNAKMNSEQVLRNWERIKLEERKDKKEELSILAGVPKGLPPLLKAHRMQGKAAHVGFDWPKDDREPLFAKLDEEVDELRQATEANDKDAMEDELGDVLFMTVNLARHLNVNPDAALARACDKFAKRFQKVERDTENQGLQLSDCSLEELDALWKKAKENEVREHAN
- a CDS encoding transcriptional repressor; translated protein: MEDVLEDVLEDMKDGAREWRSQKLEIASFLREKGIRATLLRRKVLEILMEKGEPLSHMEIFEQLAQMKSVADRVTLYRTLAIFADFRVVHQVLGTDGTLRFCMHDPLHVGCPGNHPHFLCRVCGRMICLTDQALPRVEVPEGTVVEGKQLLLFGRCSRCRENSREDGRED
- the modB gene encoding molybdate ABC transporter permease subunit gives rise to the protein MSPFFLIPLSLTLKVAGSATVVALLLAVPFAFAVSKRRIPFKKGIDSLCTLPMVLPPTVVGYYLLLLFGRNGPLGRPLGTLGIRLVFTWQGAAVAAAVAAFPLIYRSARAAFEGVNPQIEEAARDLGASEFQVFWHVSLPLANRGIVAGCMLAFARAMGEFGATMMLAGNLPGKTQTLSLAIYTATQAGNSAGAIQLTLFTSVVCVALLWGAERLLKA
- a CDS encoding magnesium transporter CorA family protein — protein: MISVLRTRIHSKISGHEELTLDNLRPGSWINTIAPTRQELEDIARLTSVPLDFLTAATDVEESSRIDFEEADEDSGHTACMLLVINIPKHPQGFGFDTLPLGIVVTSDIFITVCLEENSVLPGPKGGISGFCTWKRTQFLLQILYKTAATYLQYINEINRMSDRIENALRQSMKNEELFKLMDLEKGMIFFTGALRSNRVAVDKLVRTLHNVQFQKLVKMREEDEDLLEDVIVEYDQAYDMVRVYSDVLGGMMDAFASIISNNLNIVMKFLASMTIIISIPTVVSSFWGMNVGVPWGETRYGFMGVMALAVGLSGIAAYWLWKKRMF